The stretch of DNA CACATTTCCCGTATTAAATACCGAAGGAGAAAATTCAGGTGCAGTTCGCACGAAAAAGGAGTGGATCATGAATCCAAATGGGAAaagttatgtatgtattttacaTGAATATGTGCAACATGCACTCAAAAAGCAGCCTTCGTATGAATTTAAGGAGTTGGAAAATGCAGCAACACCCTATTCGGCTACGGTGTCAATCAATGAGCTGAAATATGGCACAGGATACGGTACGAGTAAGAAGCAGGCAAAGAGTGAGGCAGCTCGAGAGACTCTGGAGATTCTCATTCCACAGATGAAGGATAAGATTACGGGAGAAAAAGTTGCGAGTACACAAGCATCCCGCAACAGCTACCACGATCTCTCGGTGTTTGAtgagattaaaattgaagatCCGCGTGTGGCGGAATTTTGTGCCAAGACAACCGAACCATCTCCTCATGCGATTCTTCTTACGtgtttgcagagaaatttcGGCTTGGGTGATGTACACATTCAGTACGAAATTAACAATGTGAATCACAAGAAGAATGAATTTAAGATGGTTGTAGGTAAACATACGGCTTCGGTGGTGTGCAAAAATAAGCGTGACGGTAAGCAGAGGGCCTCTCAAGCCATTCTACAAATTTTACATCCACACATTAAAACTTGGGGTAGTTTACTGCGCCTCTATGGGAATCGTAGCATAAAGAGTTTCAAAGAGAAGAAACAGGAGGAGCAGGAAATTACATTGCTTCAGAGTAAGGCTGCCATTAATCAGCCCAATTATGCCATTTTAGATAAGTTAAAGTTGGAAATGACAAAACTTCTTGAGCGAAATGCTGCGGTGAAGCCCATTGGGACATTTGTCCCACCAACAGACATTAATTTGCCAACAGCAACGGGATCGAATCTCAAGAATGTTGATTTATAGCTTTAAGAATCCCCATTAGCTTTAAAGTTTCTCTAGTCGATATTTAGCATTTCCCCGTGAGGctgattttgcaaaaaaaaactccaatatcgattttttttaaattttattcctttatttttaGTCGATTTATCatgtttgaaataatttattctctctttgaggaaaatattaaataatatcaTAAAAGTattcatgattttattttaaagaaaaaataaaattctgccGGATATTCTGTTCaacaataattaaagaaatctttaggaTTACTATTTCTAACGATAGTGAAACGTTAAAATTACCATCAATTTCTTAATCAATCTTTTAATATTCATGCCTCTAATTTTTAATCGTggtgaaattttacaaaacatCTTGTGTacatacaatattttttttttaaatttcaatattaatcattcaaataaatattttcttttaggcatattaacaatttttaatacataatttttatgtttactTTTTGCTTCAAATTAATCATAACAAGAATTCCTAAAGCAATCTTTAGGAAGTTTCCATTAATAAGTAATTTCTTTTGTTAGTTACCATTTTTAGCAGTGTTGGAGTAATTTGTTTACTCtcgaacaatttaaaaaacattaaataccTAAATATCTTTCTCTTTAGATATTTCATgccaaaaaaatatgaatgatATGGAccaaaagaaaactatttcttTTATCACTTAATGATTCACTTTGAggtgcaaaataaaatctaacaaaaaatcaacttgGAAGCAAGGCCCGCTGCAACGAATACTCCATGAgaggattttaatttttaatttactactatatatacaataaaattaatttagtttaaattcAATCAGGATATAACTATATAATATCAGAGAAGATGATATAAATAGCAAAAACActaaattttcacttaaatatGATATACATATAACGTGTGAATTTAGAACATTTACTTTcacagatttttatttttcataatgcCTGCACAATATACAGATATAAGTTTCCCTTGGTGCATGATTTATAGTGCACAATTTCGAATAAAATGTTAtgtatttagttttttttccttcttcttaaACATTAATCTCATTTTGATATGACTGCCATGTTTTGTTTCCATTAGTTTGTAttatataaatgatttttcctctAGATTTATGCTATATTTTAcctattttttgtttattaaatggGATTTATAAGTCGTAGAAACATATTTCTAAGATGAGTATatgtattcaattttattttccttgtttaattattatttacttcaaaatgacttctgacggctttgaagttttctttctgTAGAAAACattggttctttttttattcatattaaatttatttttaggattttttttagtataataTTAGGTTGTTCTTTAATATAAACACTGCTGCGCTAAGCGAAGAATCTAATTTCTATGGTGTAAAATTTCTTGATGGATTCTTTTCAtgattattatatataatttgtgCTAGGTAGGCTGCAATAGTTATGTAAAACATTTGGggaatttacttaaaaatgtaataaaacgTATTAAGTAAGagtaaattggaaaaaaagcttaaCGATTATCTCAATCTTTCCTCTTACAAAATTCTCTTACAATTCTACGCAATTTCAGTAtagattttaagaaaaatgttggaGCAGagtattttaaaacaaaaatagtgtaagcattcaagaaaattgtagGTGCTTCATTGTCTATGAATGAGGATGCATTCTCGTGCCTCAGTGTTATCAATTGCGGATCTactgtaaaatatatttttaaaatagtcacaaattttattgttttactttaaattttatcccaataaaaattcataaaatgaatatttaatgccTTTTTTCTGCTTTCATCAAATTAGATCTTGATTTCACTACTTTAGGTCCTTTTAGCACGTGATTCTATATCGGAAGAACTCCGTTAATCTGTTCAAACTTAAATTTAAACTTAGGAGATCGCGTTCAAAGTTAGTATTTAAGTCAGATATTGGGGTGCGAAATACAGCTAAATATGAGGATAGTTTGTATTCTATTGAAGCCAGAATTTAACTGAGAGTTTCggtcggattttttttttcgggaagaTTCTTTGGGTTGAACAGTTtttctttaaggtttttatCTTCGTCCTAACCCGCGATTTTCTACACCCAGAAAAATTTAACTCTTACGAGTTACTTAAATTAcgtattgaataaaatttgcatcGTGATTGTGTTATCTTGTAGCTAATAGCAGAAGATGAACTAACGCAACGAATGCCAATGTGACGTGATTGACGAAAATAGCGAGATGAGGTGGTGCTGCATTGCAAGCATCAGCATCATTGCAGCTCTGGAGGCAGCCATGAACGTACCTGAGGATGAATTATTTcagataaattgaaatttaaaatttaaatcaaaaggatgagaaatttttgtttaccTATTGTCGTAGTAAAATCTGCCACAGTGGGACATTCGAATTATTTCTGTGTCTGTTGTTAGGGTTCCACTGTCTAATGCACAACCACGAACTGTTATCGTCTCCCCGGTATCGTCTGTTTAGAAGAGGTAGTGGAGTAAAGATTGTagcataaaaagaatttaatttgaagccCTAATAATCTTACCATAGTACCCAGCTATCTTAATGCATGATGTAGCAGGAAATAAGCCATCACGTCCTTTCCTTCCTCCCATGCATGGTGACTCCAGGACGGCTGTTGAAAAATTGTTGTGAAAAGGATCATCGCATCCTTTGTTGGCGCCATTAAAGGACACGCATTTGAAGCAATCAATGCCACTaactaaaagaaagaaaaataataaatttataaatgttttatgcTCTTTTATCC from Lutzomyia longipalpis isolate SR_M1_2022 chromosome 1, ASM2433408v1 encodes:
- the LOC129787651 gene encoding uncharacterized protein LOC129787651 — encoded protein: MDLSSFTFGLLLCLIAAFIHTVSGIDCFKCVSFNGANKGCDDPFHNNFSTAVLESPCMGGRKGRDGLFPATSCIKIAGYYDDTGETITVRGCALDSGTLTTDTEIIRMSHCGRFYYDNRYVHGCLQSCNDADACNAAPPHLAIFVNHVTLAFVALVHLLLLATR
- the LOC129787564 gene encoding microprocessor complex subunit DGCR8, with amino-acid sequence METECPAKKMKLNHELENESELRQFQILDELGEEASDSDDEGSKSENEEDESQSDLEEEDIENLLDAGLPEELRQKKKQCQYEERSKIVLEEKGRNHFEVLPEGWVQVTHNSGIPLYLHKASRVCCSSRPYFLGPGSVRKHEIPLSSIPCLNYSKALQKEAEANTKVKAEPPQESNEASNGHELRPLSNAKIETVKENLKAQSLTASQVTEYCMKLFHFKTIKVRRFKSWSARRKFTKNKKQIKNLQRPTLPDGTKLITFPVLNTEGENSGAVRTKKEWIMNPNGKSYVCILHEYVQHALKKQPSYEFKELENAATPYSATVSINELKYGTGYGTSKKQAKSEAARETLEILIPQMKDKITGEKVASTQASRNSYHDLSVFDEIKIEDPRVAEFCAKTTEPSPHAILLTCLQRNFGLGDVHIQYEINNVNHKKNEFKMVVGKHTASVVCKNKRDGKQRASQAILQILHPHIKTWGSLLRLYGNRSIKSFKEKKQEEQEITLLQSKAAINQPNYAILDKLKLEMTKLLERNAAVKPIGTFVPPTDINLPTATGSNLKNVDL